The Sulfolobus acidocaldarius DSM 639 genome has a window encoding:
- a CDS encoding NADH-quinone oxidoreductase subunit D: MTSQLEPSFGVEIIPVEGELNVGPQHPGSGHMRIYVKLNGDIIEDVDLDVGYVHRSVEKLSEVRNYMHLIPLIERPAILDSIHMNLGYIMAVEKILNVDVPERAQYLRTLVAEVNRIASHLYGMGILAIFLGHSTGFMWGFGDREVWVEILQAITGARVTNSYIIPGGVRRDLTPAIKEMIEKAIVYQRKKIQDWYKILVNNPNIRARLENVGVMSKENAIKWGAVGPNLRASGVYYDVRKIEPYGAYDKVDFEIPMYKEGDAYARTLVRFEEMEQSMRILEQVIKQIPDGNILSDRFFKQIPPVRLKKWWEGQRRVVFPGYYASFRPPKGEAISRVEAGRGELAYYIISDGSPKPYRLRMITPSYRLIYVFKELCKGARYADLVAIYGSLDYFPPEADR; this comes from the coding sequence TTGACAAGCCAGCTTGAACCATCTTTTGGAGTAGAAATCATCCCTGTAGAAGGAGAGTTAAATGTTGGACCTCAGCATCCTGGATCCGGACATATGAGGATTTACGTGAAACTTAATGGTGATATAATTGAAGATGTTGACTTAGATGTGGGATATGTCCACAGGTCTGTGGAAAAGCTAAGTGAAGTCAGAAACTACATGCACCTTATACCTTTGATAGAGAGACCTGCCATACTGGATTCTATACATATGAATCTAGGATATATAATGGCTGTTGAGAAAATATTAAACGTAGACGTTCCAGAGAGGGCACAGTATTTAAGGACTTTGGTAGCAGAAGTGAATAGAATTGCTAGCCACCTCTACGGCATGGGTATATTGGCAATATTCTTAGGTCATTCAACAGGTTTCATGTGGGGATTTGGAGATAGAGAGGTATGGGTTGAAATTCTCCAGGCTATTACAGGTGCTAGGGTAACAAACTCTTACATAATACCTGGTGGTGTGAGAAGAGATCTCACCCCTGCTATAAAGGAAATGATAGAGAAGGCAATAGTGTATCAGAGGAAGAAAATACAGGACTGGTACAAGATTCTCGTGAACAACCCTAATATTAGGGCTAGATTAGAGAATGTCGGTGTGATGAGCAAGGAGAATGCGATAAAATGGGGAGCAGTGGGACCAAACTTGAGAGCGTCTGGAGTATACTATGATGTCAGGAAGATTGAGCCTTATGGCGCATATGATAAGGTGGATTTTGAAATACCAATGTATAAGGAGGGAGATGCATATGCTAGGACATTGGTTAGGTTCGAAGAAATGGAGCAGAGTATGAGGATATTAGAGCAGGTTATTAAGCAGATACCTGATGGTAACATTTTAAGCGATAGATTCTTTAAGCAAATTCCACCTGTTAGACTTAAGAAATGGTGGGAGGGTCAGAGAAGAGTGGTATTTCCAGGTTATTACGCCTCTTTTAGACCTCCTAAGGGTGAGGCAATTAGTAGAGTCGAAGCTGGAAGAGGTGAATTAGCTTACTATATCATAAGTGATGGCTCTCCCAAGCCCTATAGGCTTAGGATGATTACACCTTCATACAGGCTTATCTATGTTTTCAAAGAGTTGTGCAAAGGAGCTAGATACGCCGATTTAGTTGCGATTTATGGTAGTTTAGACTACTTCCCTCCGGAGGCTGATAGGTAA
- a CDS encoding NADH-quinone oxidoreductase subunit C, producing MSAPNDNLAKIIQDLNSKFKVNGKVEGTNRATIIVDKSQILEIANYLKQIGFDHVKAVTGIDYPETEEFEVVYHISSYSDLALAKVIVALREKTSYKDPVFPSLFKVWESVWTGERETYEMLGIVFEGHPELRRMFLDEDFEGVYPLRKSYKLKQEGVFVDKPA from the coding sequence ATGAGTGCTCCTAATGATAATCTTGCAAAGATCATACAAGACCTGAATTCTAAGTTCAAGGTAAATGGAAAGGTGGAAGGGACAAACAGGGCTACAATTATAGTTGATAAGTCACAGATATTGGAGATCGCAAATTATCTTAAGCAGATAGGATTTGACCATGTGAAGGCTGTAACAGGTATAGATTATCCTGAGACAGAGGAATTTGAAGTGGTATACCATATTTCGTCCTATTCAGATCTGGCATTGGCAAAGGTTATTGTAGCCTTGAGAGAGAAGACAAGTTATAAGGATCCTGTATTTCCATCTCTCTTCAAGGTATGGGAGAGTGTTTGGACTGGAGAGAGAGAAACATATGAGATGTTAGGCATAGTGTTTGAGGGTCATCCTGAATTACGGAGAATGTTTTTAGACGAAGATTTCGAAGGTGTATATCCCTTGAGGAAGAGTTATAAATTAAAACAGGAGGGTGTCTTTGTTGACAAGCCAGCTTGA
- the ndhC gene encoding NADH-quinone oxidoreductase subunit A, which translates to MALTQAILAFGLPSVLLFVVGYGTYRILYIALQGQYNPVKVSRFEAGNIPFGEGRLWFPLQYYGYLLIYTSIEPIVVILFSLAQAYYYTSTTLFTNLLIIALVSIALLYPVLYYAIKQINVIQYWIVRR; encoded by the coding sequence ATGGCTCTCACTCAAGCAATTCTAGCATTTGGACTTCCATCAGTATTATTATTCGTAGTAGGGTATGGGACTTACAGAATACTGTATATTGCATTACAGGGACAATATAATCCTGTGAAGGTCAGCAGATTCGAGGCGGGAAATATACCATTTGGTGAGGGTAGACTATGGTTCCCCCTACAATACTATGGCTATCTTCTCATTTACACATCTATTGAGCCAATAGTTGTTATATTATTTTCATTAGCTCAAGCATATTATTATACCTCAACAACACTTTTCACTAATCTTCTGATCATAGCATTAGTCTCTATAGCATTACTTTACCCTGTCTTGTACTATGCTATAAAGCAGATTAACGTAATTCAGTACTGGATAGTGAGGAGGTGA
- the thyX gene encoding FAD-dependent thymidylate synthase, producing the protein MKIKLVSYSKDGERIVAIAAKMSRSRKGWDYHEKEMTDDEIETWIRDSITHGYWSVLEHSVYTFSIEGISRVASHQLVRHRIASYTQMSHRFAKPVDKYYKPITPPSIEKRGKEVVDKAYQDAYNYFYQLLEKGVPEEDARYVLPNGVNTNIVVTMNARELYNFFGLRLCSRAQWEIRAIAWKMLDEVKRVHPRLFKYAGPNCIIHENFIRENPITLDDIDNTVFISQRCIEGVTREGIPKCVKNARSILVSEDGVVMGK; encoded by the coding sequence ATGAAAATTAAGCTTGTGTCATATTCAAAAGACGGAGAGAGGATTGTAGCGATAGCAGCTAAGATGAGTAGGTCAAGGAAGGGCTGGGACTACCACGAGAAGGAGATGACTGATGACGAAATCGAGACGTGGATTAGAGACTCCATTACACACGGGTATTGGTCAGTGCTGGAGCACAGTGTATATACATTCTCTATTGAGGGTATATCACGTGTTGCTTCCCATCAACTAGTTAGGCATAGAATTGCCTCTTACACTCAGATGTCTCACCGTTTTGCTAAGCCTGTGGACAAGTACTATAAGCCCATCACTCCGCCCAGCATAGAGAAGAGGGGGAAAGAAGTAGTGGACAAGGCTTATCAAGACGCTTATAACTACTTTTATCAACTCCTAGAGAAAGGTGTGCCAGAAGAAGACGCTAGGTATGTGTTGCCCAATGGAGTGAACACTAACATTGTGGTCACAATGAATGCAAGGGAGTTATACAACTTCTTTGGGTTAAGGCTGTGCTCTAGGGCACAGTGGGAGATCAGAGCCATAGCATGGAAGATGCTAGATGAGGTTAAGAGAGTGCACCCTAGGCTCTTCAAATACGCTGGACCAAACTGTATAATACATGAGAACTTCATAAGGGAGAACCCCATTACCTTAGACGATATAGACAACACTGTTTTCATCTCTCAGAGGTGCATAGAGGGAGTAACAAGAGAGGGTATACCAAAATGTGTGAAGAATGCAAGAAGTATACTTGTTAGTGAAGATGGGGTAGTCATGGGCAAATAA
- a CDS encoding DUF2175 domain-containing protein: MSRPQTKWNCGLCGKPIYWDELFTFMSNKAVVHYTCFKEKASSTSKVDKDVMKVILDSLEDELNKIVVYKQRLSKVNDEEIKKVLDQTEKDAEKNAALFTRLVEKMSNVLG; encoded by the coding sequence ATGAGCAGACCTCAGACCAAGTGGAACTGTGGATTATGTGGAAAGCCAATCTATTGGGACGAACTATTTACCTTTATGTCAAACAAGGCAGTAGTTCATTATACGTGTTTTAAGGAAAAAGCTTCTAGCACCAGTAAAGTAGATAAAGATGTAATGAAAGTGATTCTAGACTCTCTTGAAGACGAGCTTAATAAGATAGTTGTATATAAGCAGAGGCTATCTAAGGTTAACGATGAGGAGATAAAGAAAGTTCTCGATCAGACAGAAAAAGACGCAGAGAAGAATGCCGCTTTATTTACGAGACTGGTGGAAAAGATGAGTAACGTTTTAGGTTAA
- a CDS encoding DUF364 domain-containing protein: MLLDEMIDELRHSLKGKKVVNNCIGVAYTSVMLSDGSLGISHTITEGENSLCGEVFGNDAVSLVESLKNSPIERSVSVAILNSVGNIEGYENGDPIDVLEGNKLCVFGYSPGTVTNRFVSVTIYDFWNPPQRSFDNVTVKPFSSFTSETCDSTVIFGSALVAGNIEKILASISTDHLILSGISSVYAPITLKKYGFDYIGKVIAVDKIKALRVVCEGGLAKHLSRFTKKIYVKL; the protein is encoded by the coding sequence ATGCTATTAGATGAAATGATTGATGAGTTAAGGCATTCATTAAAAGGTAAGAAAGTTGTAAATAATTGCATTGGTGTGGCTTACACTTCAGTTATGCTAAGTGATGGTTCTTTAGGAATTTCCCACACTATTACTGAAGGTGAAAACTCGCTCTGTGGTGAGGTTTTTGGTAACGACGCAGTAAGCTTAGTTGAAAGCTTAAAGAACTCACCTATAGAGAGGTCAGTGTCTGTTGCAATACTGAACAGTGTGGGAAATATTGAAGGCTATGAGAATGGTGATCCTATAGATGTATTAGAAGGGAATAAGCTCTGTGTGTTTGGCTACTCGCCAGGAACAGTTACAAATAGGTTTGTATCCGTAACTATATATGACTTCTGGAATCCTCCCCAGAGATCCTTTGATAATGTTACAGTGAAGCCCTTCTCGTCATTTACCTCAGAGACATGTGATAGTACTGTAATATTCGGTTCAGCTCTTGTAGCGGGAAATATTGAGAAGATTTTAGCCTCCATATCAACTGATCATCTCATCTTAAGTGGTATATCATCTGTCTACGCCCCTATTACCCTGAAGAAATACGGATTTGACTATATCGGAAAAGTGATCGCTGTGGACAAGATAAAGGCACTAAGAGTAGTGTGCGAAGGAGGACTAGCAAAGCATCTGTCTAGATTTACTAAGAAAATTTACGTGAAGTTATAG
- a CDS encoding PadR family transcriptional regulator, which yields MSMKKIVSDRVRRGTLRLLVLSSLAEKPMYLYEIIKSIETKAEGFYRPSTGSIYPVLRSLARDGYIIIQERDGKKIYSLTDKGVKKVEEIKIEIESLFTRDPLKRRVIDLLFNIGLTVHINRKKIDDKVLNQLITDLEKCMALVEEAIKSKGEKTVTQV from the coding sequence ATGAGTATGAAAAAGATAGTATCAGATAGGGTAAGAAGAGGAACACTAAGGCTTTTAGTTTTAAGTTCATTAGCTGAAAAACCCATGTACCTATACGAGATCATAAAGAGTATAGAGACTAAGGCAGAAGGATTTTACAGACCTAGTACTGGCTCAATTTATCCTGTACTCAGGAGTCTAGCAAGGGATGGATACATAATAATACAAGAGAGGGACGGTAAAAAGATATACAGCCTCACAGATAAAGGAGTAAAAAAAGTTGAGGAAATTAAGATAGAGATCGAGTCCCTCTTTACAAGAGATCCTCTGAAGAGGAGAGTTATTGATCTACTATTCAATATTGGACTAACTGTGCATATCAACAGGAAAAAGATTGATGATAAAGTTTTAAACCAACTTATTACTGATCTCGAGAAATGCATGGCTTTAGTGGAAGAGGCTATAAAAAGTAAAGGAGAGAAAACAGTTACCCAGGTTTGA
- a CDS encoding thiamine-phosphate synthase family protein — MDERDEILVKLKEAVDKFASNEKSYLLIPEVKTNLGYSLSNAKDISDVAAIPGRLTVAFNRVIYCLPPSFGASDHIARVILTSMKYDSEKRSAINLKYYREIVDNLPNDQVFIFSRREEPAEQKTKERKTMNYMVELAFNTLKRIPNYIVDLGDFGKEPGIFVIDNDPMKVVEKSLKLLDFLNN; from the coding sequence ATGGATGAAAGAGACGAGATCTTAGTTAAGTTGAAAGAAGCAGTAGACAAGTTTGCATCTAATGAGAAATCTTACCTATTAATACCAGAGGTTAAGACTAATTTGGGTTATTCACTTTCAAATGCTAAGGACATAAGCGATGTGGCAGCTATTCCTGGAAGACTTACAGTGGCATTTAACAGGGTAATCTATTGTTTACCTCCATCCTTTGGTGCCTCTGACCATATAGCAAGAGTGATATTAACGTCTATGAAGTACGATAGCGAGAAGAGGAGTGCCATAAACCTGAAATACTACAGAGAGATTGTGGATAATTTACCTAATGATCAGGTTTTCATTTTTAGCAGGAGAGAGGAACCTGCAGAACAGAAGACGAAGGAGAGGAAAACAATGAACTATATGGTTGAATTGGCTTTTAATACGCTAAAGAGGATACCTAATTACATTGTTGATCTGGGTGATTTCGGCAAAGAGCCAGGAATTTTCGTAATAGATAATGATCCTATGAAAGTAGTAGAGAAAAGCCTAAAGCTACTGGACTTCTTGAACAACTAG
- a CDS encoding carboxypeptidase-like regulatory domain-containing protein, which translates to MNKNLAILTPIVLLSLVLAPIAISAVTINGITFYSPVPNQTYKYGQQLVLSIQSQPNALVTLYVYDPKGNVVYNNVYQTNSSGGLTATIATFGSTPGFTTVGTYTVSLSVQGTTSESASVNVQYVPLTSTITATVVNQEGSPLAGATVQLYNTTSGSNTLVATQTTNSQGVATFTVLSFPGVTQTFKLVASLQGYAASTASVSITGQQNASVTITLVPAVVTIAPMYVIQNGTVIGSGPSLSSIVVYQGLPAYILAQVSFAGQRVTTAPVSAQVYYPNGTQTVKASVITSGKYAGMYNITIMPPTESVQNYVFQLLIVANYTTSSGQTLSTKYLMSVQANQNLQALVNKEISSLVQNITNLEKTVNNLQTQISTLNSSLSSLSQRITSLQNTLASLNSTISSLSGTASSLSSQLNALQGKISSLNSSITNLSGQLNSLQSKVNSLTPLVYGGIIAGIIGLIVAIVAIVLVYRKIS; encoded by the coding sequence ATGAATAAGAACTTAGCTATATTAACTCCCATTGTATTATTGAGCTTAGTTTTAGCTCCAATAGCAATTTCAGCTGTAACTATAAATGGAATAACTTTTTACAGTCCAGTGCCCAACCAGACTTACAAATATGGTCAACAATTAGTGCTTAGCATACAGTCACAACCTAATGCCTTAGTTACACTATACGTATATGACCCTAAGGGCAATGTAGTATACAACAACGTTTATCAAACTAACTCAAGTGGAGGTTTAACGGCTACTATTGCCACATTCGGATCTACTCCTGGATTTACTACCGTAGGAACTTATACCGTCAGCTTGTCCGTTCAGGGAACAACATCTGAGAGCGCATCTGTGAATGTGCAATATGTGCCATTAACCTCGACGATAACAGCAACAGTAGTAAATCAGGAAGGCTCCCCATTAGCTGGGGCAACAGTACAGCTCTACAATACGACTTCAGGTTCAAATACTCTAGTAGCTACTCAGACTACTAACTCGCAAGGTGTTGCTACTTTTACTGTATTATCGTTCCCAGGAGTTACCCAGACATTTAAGTTAGTAGCTTCGCTTCAAGGGTATGCTGCTAGTACTGCTTCAGTGAGTATAACTGGTCAGCAAAATGCTAGTGTGACAATTACACTTGTTCCTGCCGTAGTAACTATAGCTCCAATGTATGTGATACAGAATGGTACTGTAATTGGCAGTGGTCCGTCCTTATCTAGTATTGTGGTATATCAAGGTCTCCCAGCGTATATATTAGCTCAGGTATCCTTTGCAGGTCAGCGAGTTACAACTGCTCCAGTCTCAGCTCAGGTGTACTATCCTAATGGAACACAAACAGTGAAAGCCTCAGTAATTACCTCTGGTAAGTATGCCGGTATGTATAATATAACAATTATGCCTCCAACAGAGTCTGTTCAGAACTATGTGTTCCAGCTCTTGATTGTTGCCAACTATACAACTTCTTCCGGTCAAACATTATCTACAAAGTATTTAATGAGTGTACAAGCTAACCAGAACCTCCAGGCTTTGGTGAATAAGGAGATAAGTAGTTTAGTGCAAAATATAACTAACCTAGAGAAGACGGTAAACAACTTACAGACTCAGATATCAACTCTTAACAGCTCTCTAAGCTCATTATCGCAAAGGATCACCAGTTTGCAGAACACCTTAGCCTCACTAAATTCAACTATAAGCTCCTTGAGTGGTACTGCTAGTTCATTAAGTAGTCAGTTAAATGCATTACAAGGTAAGATCAGTAGCTTAAATAGTAGTATAACCAATTTGAGTGGTCAGTTAAACAGCCTACAGAGTAAAGTAAATAGTTTAACACCATTAGTGTACGGCGGTATCATAGCTGGTATAATAGGCTTGATAGTTGCAATAGTTGCAATAGTTTTGGTTTATAGGAAGATAAGTTAA
- the slaA gene encoding S-layer protein SlaA: MNKLVGLLVSSLFLASILIGIAPAITTTALTPPVSAGGIQAYLLTGSGAPASGLVLFVVNVSNIQVSSSNVTNVISTVVSNIQINAKTENAQTGATTGSVTVRFPTSGYNAYYDSVDKVVFVVVSFLYPYTTTSVNIPLSYLSKYLPGLLTAQPYDETGAQVTSVSSTPFGSLIDTSTGQQILGTNPVLTSYNSYTTQANTNMQEGVVSGTLTSFTLGGQSFSGSTVPVILYAPFIFSNSPYQAGLYNPMQVNGNLGSLSSEAYYHPVIWGRALINTTLIDTYASGSVPFTFQLNYSVPGPLTINMAQLAWIASINNLPTSFTYLSYKFSNGYESFLGIISNSTQLTAGALTINPSGNFTINGKKFYVYLLVVGSTNSTTPVEYVTKLVVEYPSSTNFLPQGVTVTTSSNKYTLPVYEIGGPAGTTITLTGNWYSTPYTVQITVGSTPTLTNYVSQILLKAVAYEGINVSTTQSPYYSTAILSTPPSEISITGSSTITAQGKLTATSASATVNLLTNATLTYENIPLTQYSFNGIIVTPGYAAINGTTAMAYVIGALYNKTSDYVLSFAGSQEPMQVMNNNLTEVTTLAPFGLTLLAPSVPATETGTSPLQLEFFTVPSTSYIALVDFGLWGNLTSVTVSAYDTVNNKLSVNLGYFYGIVIPPSISTAPYNYQNFICPNNYVTVTIYDPDAVLDPYPSGSFTTSSLPLKYGNMNITGAVIFPGSSVYNPSGVFGYSNFNKGAAVTTFTYTAQSGPFSPVALTGNTNYLSQYADNNPTDNYYFIQTVNGMPVLMGGLSIVASPVSASLPSSTSSPGFMYLLPSAAQVPSPLPGMATPNYNLNIYITYKIDGATVGNNMINGLYVASQNTLIYVVPNGSFVGSNIKLTYTTTDYAVLHYFYSTGQYKVFKTVSVPNVTANLYFPSSTTPLYQLSVPLYLSEPYYGSPLPTYIGLGTNGTSLWNSPNYVLFGVSAVQQYLGFIKSISVTLSNGTTVVIPLTTSNMQTLFPQLVGQELQACNGTFQFGISITGLEKLLNLNVQQLNNSILSVTYHDYVTGETLTATTKLVALSTLSLVAKGAGVVEFLLTAYPYTGNITFAPPWFIAENVVKQPFMTYSDLQFAKTNPSAILSLSTVNITVVGLGGKASVYYNSTSGQTVITNIYGQTVATLSGNVLPTLTELAAGNGTFTGSLQFTIVPNNTVVQIPSSLTKTSFAVYTNGSLAIVLNGKAYSLGPAGLFLLPFVTYTGSAIGANATAIITVSDGVGTSTTQVPITAENFTPIRLAPFQVPAQVPLPNAPKLKYEYNGSIVITPQQQVLKIYVTSILPYPQEFQIQAFVYEASQFNVHTGSPTAAPVYFSYSAVRAYPALGIGTSVPNLLVYVQLQGISNLPAGKYVIVLSAVPFAGGPVLSEYPAQLIFTNVTLTQ; this comes from the coding sequence ATGAATAAACTCGTAGGTCTTCTTGTATCCTCTCTATTCCTAGCTTCAATATTAATTGGAATAGCTCCAGCAATAACAACGACAGCACTAACTCCACCAGTGTCTGCAGGCGGAATACAGGCTTACCTATTAACAGGTTCCGGAGCTCCAGCTTCCGGATTAGTATTATTTGTAGTAAATGTGTCCAACATCCAAGTCTCTAGTTCAAATGTCACAAACGTAATATCCACAGTAGTATCCAACATTCAAATAAATGCTAAAACAGAAAACGCTCAGACAGGTGCTACAACGGGTTCAGTGACGGTTAGATTCCCAACCAGTGGTTACAACGCATATTATGATTCTGTAGATAAAGTAGTGTTTGTTGTAGTTAGTTTCCTATATCCATATACTACGACCTCTGTTAATATACCATTAAGCTACCTATCTAAATATTTACCAGGTCTACTAACTGCTCAACCATATGACGAGACTGGTGCGCAAGTTACTTCAGTTAGCTCAACTCCTTTTGGTAGTTTAATTGACACTTCTACTGGTCAACAAATTTTAGGAACCAATCCAGTCTTGACAAGTTATAACAGTTATACAACACAAGCTAATACAAACATGCAAGAAGGAGTAGTTTCTGGGACATTGACTTCCTTTACACTAGGTGGTCAAAGCTTCAGTGGTTCTACAGTACCTGTAATATTATATGCACCATTCATATTCTCTAACAGTCCATACCAGGCTGGATTATATAACCCAATGCAAGTAAATGGTAACTTAGGTTCATTATCATCTGAAGCATACTATCATCCTGTAATATGGGGAAGAGCTCTAATCAATACAACATTAATTGATACATATGCGTCTGGTTCAGTTCCATTCACATTCCAGCTGAACTACTCAGTACCTGGTCCACTAACAATAAATATGGCTCAATTAGCATGGATTGCATCTATAAACAATTTACCTACAAGCTTTACCTACTTATCATATAAATTCTCTAATGGTTACGAGAGTTTCTTAGGTATAATATCTAACAGCACTCAATTAACTGCAGGTGCACTAACTATAAATCCATCAGGTAATTTCACTATAAATGGCAAGAAGTTCTACGTATACTTACTAGTAGTAGGGAGTACAAACTCAACAACTCCAGTTGAATATGTCACTAAATTAGTAGTCGAATATCCAAGCTCTACTAATTTCTTACCACAGGGTGTAACTGTTACTACAAGTTCTAACAAATATACCTTACCAGTATATGAGATAGGTGGTCCAGCTGGAACAACAATTACACTAACAGGTAATTGGTACAGTACTCCTTACACTGTCCAAATAACTGTTGGCTCTACCCCGACTTTAACCAATTACGTATCTCAGATATTATTGAAAGCCGTTGCATATGAAGGTATTAATGTCTCAACTACACAGTCGCCTTATTATTCCACTGCAATATTAAGTACACCACCATCTGAGATTAGTATAACTGGTTCTTCGACTATAACTGCCCAAGGAAAATTAACTGCAACTTCTGCATCTGCCACAGTAAATCTATTAACTAATGCAACCTTAACTTATGAGAATATACCTCTAACACAATATAGTTTTAATGGAATTATTGTAACTCCAGGTTATGCTGCAATAAATGGTACTACAGCTATGGCTTATGTGATAGGCGCACTTTATAACAAGACTTCTGACTACGTATTATCCTTTGCTGGTTCTCAGGAGCCAATGCAAGTCATGAATAATAATTTGACCGAGGTTACCACACTAGCTCCGTTTGGTTTAACTTTATTAGCGCCATCAGTACCAGCGACAGAGACTGGTACATCACCACTACAGTTAGAATTCTTCACTGTTCCATCCACATCTTATATAGCCTTAGTTGACTTTGGATTGTGGGGTAACTTAACTAGCGTAACAGTGTCTGCTTACGACACCGTCAACAATAAATTAAGTGTAAATCTAGGTTACTTCTATGGAATCGTTATACCTCCAAGTATTTCGACAGCACCATATAATTATCAGAACTTCATCTGTCCAAACAACTATGTTACCGTGACAATATATGATCCTGATGCAGTCTTAGATCCATATCCATCTGGAAGCTTTACTACATCCTCATTGCCATTAAAGTATGGTAATATGAATATAACAGGTGCTGTAATATTCCCAGGAAGCAGTGTATATAACCCATCTGGTGTGTTTGGTTATAGCAACTTCAATAAGGGTGCTGCAGTGACAACGTTCACTTATACTGCCCAATCCGGTCCATTCTCTCCTGTAGCATTGACAGGCAATACCAACTATCTATCCCAGTACGCTGATAATAACCCAACTGATAATTATTACTTCATACAGACTGTTAATGGAATGCCCGTATTGATGGGTGGTTTATCAATAGTTGCCTCCCCAGTTTCTGCTTCATTACCATCATCTACTTCAAGCCCTGGATTTATGTATCTATTACCAAGTGCAGCTCAAGTACCATCACCTTTACCAGGTATGGCAACTCCTAACTATAATTTGAACATATACATTACTTACAAAATAGATGGTGCTACGGTAGGTAATAATATGATTAATGGATTATATGTCGCGTCTCAGAACACTCTAATATATGTAGTTCCAAATGGAAGCTTTGTCGGTTCAAATATCAAATTGACATATACAACAACAGACTACGCTGTTTTACATTACTTCTACTCAACAGGACAGTATAAAGTATTCAAAACAGTTAGTGTACCTAATGTAACTGCAAACTTATACTTCCCATCTTCCACAACTCCATTATACCAGCTAAGTGTACCACTGTACTTGAGTGAACCCTACTACGGTAGCCCATTACCAACCTATATAGGACTAGGCACAAATGGTACTTCACTATGGAATTCACCCAACTACGTGTTATTTGGTGTATCTGCAGTCCAGCAGTACCTAGGTTTCATAAAGAGTATCTCAGTAACATTGAGTAATGGTACTACTGTAGTTATACCTCTAACGACCAGCAATATGCAGACTTTATTCCCACAGCTAGTTGGACAAGAATTGCAGGCATGCAATGGTACATTCCAGTTTGGAATAAGTATAACCGGATTAGAGAAATTACTAAATCTAAATGTACAGCAGTTGAATAATAGCATATTAAGTGTAACTTACCATGATTACGTAACTGGCGAAACTCTAACAGCAACAACAAAGTTGGTTGCTCTATCGACATTAAGCTTAGTAGCCAAGGGTGCTGGTGTCGTAGAGTTCTTACTAACTGCTTATCCATACACAGGTAACATAACTTTTGCCCCACCATGGTTCATAGCTGAAAATGTCGTAAAGCAGCCTTTCATGACCTACAGTGATTTACAGTTTGCTAAAACTAATCCAAGCGCTATATTATCATTAAGTACAGTGAATATTACTGTAGTTGGATTAGGTGGAAAAGCCTCTGTTTACTATAATTCCACCAGTGGACAGACTGTAATAACTAACATATATGGACAGACTGTTGCAACATTATCTGGAAACGTATTGCCCACATTAACTGAACTAGCTGCGGGTAATGGCACATTTACTGGAAGTTTACAATTTACTATAGTTCCAAACAATACTGTTGTCCAAATACCTAGTTCGTTAACTAAGACTTCATTTGCAGTTTACACCAATGGTAGTTTAGCAATTGTTTTGAACGGTAAGGCATACTCTTTAGGACCAGCTGGCTTGTTCCTATTACCATTTGTAACCTATACTGGTTCGGCTATAGGTGCTAATGCTACTGCAATTATAACTGTCTCTGACGGTGTAGGAACTTCAACTACTCAAGTTCCAATAACTGCTGAGAACTTCACTCCAATTAGGTTAGCTCCATTCCAGGTTCCTGCTCAAGTTCCACTACCAAATGCTCCAAAGCTGAAGTATGAGTATAATGGCTCTATAGTAATTACTCCACAGCAGCAAGTTTTGAAGATATATGTAACTAGCATATTACCATATCCACAAGAATTCCAGATACAGGCTTTCGTCTATGAAGCCTCCCAGTTCAATGTACATACTGGAAGTCCAACTGCTGCACCAGTGTACTTCTCTTACTCTGCTGTAAGAGCCTATCCAGCATTAGGTATAGGCACTAGTGTACCAAACTTACTAGTGTATGTACAATTACAGGGAATATCTAACTTACCTGCTGGTAAATATGTTATAGTATTAAGCGCAGTACCATTTGCAGGCGGTCCAGTGCTATCTGAATATCCAGCACAATTAATATTCACAAACGTAACATTAACTCAATGA